CCGAGGCGGAACACTACGACGTCATCATCATCGGCAACAAAGGCTACAGCACGGTCGAACGAGTGCTGCTAGGAAGCACGGCCCTCAAAGTGATAAACTCAGCGAAATGTTCCGTCTGGCTCTACCGCCATACCGACTATGTCACGCACGAGGCGCCAGCCGACGAACCTCTCTCCGAAAAAATATGGGACAACAAAGACCCTCTGCCGTCGATTTAAGCGCGCGGCAAGCCGTCGTTCAAAATATTTACGCGGAGCCTTGCGGCCCCGCGTTTTTTATTTTATAGGAGCTACCTGCGGCAGGCGGCGCGCTATATATTTTTCCAGCGCTTGAACCCCTTGCCCACGACTTCGTTTGCCTCCGTCAGCACCATGAAGGAGCCGGGAAAATGTTCCGCGAGGAAACGCTTCAGCTCCACCGCCTGTTTCTGTGAAAGCAGCGCCATCAGAGTGTAGCCGCCCTTGCGTGAATAGCCGCCCTCGCTTGCCAGCATCGTGCAGCCGCGCCCCAGCTTTTTGTTTATGAAGCTTACGACGGCGTCCGCGTCGGAGGCGATGATGAAGACGAGCTTGCGCTTGTCAAACGACGAAAGAAGGCTGTCCATCGTCATGCCAGAGATGTAGCAGGAGATGAAGCCGTACATCACCTTGTCCAGCCCTATTATCCCAAACGAGATGGCGAGCAGGCACATGTTGAAATAGAAGCTGAGACGCCCCATCTCGATGCCATACCTCTGCCGCAGCGCCACCAGCACTATGTCGATGCCGCCGCCGCTTATGCCCTCGCTGAATAGCAGCCCGATGCCGATGCCCTTGATGACGCCGCCCGTCACCGCGACAAGAAAGATGTCGTCGATGTGCGGGAACTGTATGTACTGCATCAGGTTCAGCATGACGGAGAGCATCACGACGTTGATGGAGGTCCATATTACGAAGCGTTTGGAAAGAACCTTCGCGCCCCACGCAAGCAGGCCTATGTTTATGACGAGCGTCACCCACGCCGGGTTGAAGCCAAGCGTATACTTCAGCAGCACCGCGATGCCCATGACGCCCTGGTCGGCGAATTTATAGGGTATTGTAAAGCCGACGACTCCTATGGCGTATATGAAGAGCGCCGCGATGGAGATGAGCAGCGTCTTCCATTCCCCCAGCATGACAAGCTGCGCCCTCTTGA
This DNA window, taken from Cloacibacillus sp., encodes the following:
- a CDS encoding YitT family protein, giving the protein MGSIESKKELAGAMKWRHLFKRAQLVMLGEWKTLLISIAALFIYAIGVVGFTIPYKFADQGVMGIAVLLKYTLGFNPAWVTLVINIGLLAWGAKVLSKRFVIWTSINVVMLSVMLNLMQYIQFPHIDDIFLVAVTGGVIKGIGIGLLFSEGISGGGIDIVLVALRQRYGIEMGRLSFYFNMCLLAISFGIIGLDKVMYGFISCYISGMTMDSLLSSFDKRKLVFIIASDADAVVSFINKKLGRGCTMLASEGGYSRKGGYTLMALLSQKQAVELKRFLAEHFPGSFMVLTEANEVVGKGFKRWKNI